A DNA window from Turicibacter sp. TJ11 contains the following coding sequences:
- the trmB gene encoding tRNA (guanosine(46)-N7)-methyltransferase TrmB, with translation MRLRKVKGAAETIAAHPEIVIPDAQALKGKWQSVFEKEQPLYIEVGMGKGQFIIGMAQKNPHLNFIGIEKFDSVMVRALEKVLEAGELPNLKLLKIDAQELTDIFAENEVEGVYLNFSDPWPKPRHAKRRLTHENFLKLYEHITIPNGYVCFKTDNRLLFEYSLVSVTEYGMALRDVALDLHQREDLEWNVMTEYEQKFSAKGQPIYRLEAQFQTQE, from the coding sequence ATGCGTTTAAGAAAAGTAAAAGGTGCAGCGGAAACAATTGCAGCTCACCCTGAGATTGTTATTCCTGATGCACAAGCATTAAAAGGAAAATGGCAATCGGTATTTGAAAAGGAACAACCTTTATATATTGAAGTTGGAATGGGAAAAGGTCAATTTATTATTGGAATGGCGCAGAAAAATCCCCATCTAAACTTTATTGGAATTGAAAAATTCGATTCAGTCATGGTACGCGCGCTTGAAAAAGTGTTAGAAGCAGGAGAGTTACCAAACTTAAAATTATTAAAAATCGATGCTCAAGAGTTAACAGACATTTTTGCTGAAAATGAAGTGGAAGGTGTTTATTTAAACTTCTCAGATCCATGGCCAAAACCACGTCATGCGAAGCGTCGTTTAACACACGAAAACTTCTTAAAGTTATATGAACATATTACCATTCCAAATGGATATGTTTGTTTTAAAACAGATAATCGTTTATTATTTGAATATTCATTAGTGAGTGTCACTGAATATGGAATGGCATTACGTGATGTTGCTCTTGATTTACATCAACGAGAAGACTTAGAATGGAATGTCATGACAGAGTACGAACAAAAATTTAGTGCAAAAGGACAACCAATTTATCGATTAGAAGCACAATTTCAGACGCAAGAGTAA
- a CDS encoding DUF84 family protein, with product MKVIVGSTNRVKINAVKDVLSEIGCEVIGVDAPSGVSNQPFSDAETVAGASHRAEACLAFGEIGIGLEAGVEYLNNQLYLVNWGVLKTSDHQCFYAGGTRLPLPIELIAPLEAGQELGDVIDAYSKRQNVRSNEGAIGILTADFFNRQENFSHIVRLLWGQYQYAKQSCRK from the coding sequence ATGAAAGTTATTGTAGGTTCAACTAATCGAGTAAAAATTAATGCGGTTAAGGATGTTTTAAGTGAAATAGGGTGTGAGGTCATTGGTGTAGACGCCCCGAGTGGCGTTTCTAACCAACCCTTTAGTGATGCTGAAACAGTAGCGGGTGCTAGTCATCGTGCCGAGGCTTGTTTAGCATTTGGAGAAATAGGAATTGGTTTAGAAGCGGGTGTTGAATATTTAAATAATCAGCTATATTTAGTCAATTGGGGTGTTTTAAAAACTAGTGATCATCAATGTTTTTATGCAGGTGGAACTAGGCTACCACTACCCATTGAGTTGATTGCTCCTCTTGAAGCAGGTCAGGAATTAGGGGATGTCATTGATGCATATTCTAAGCGACAAAATGTTCGATCAAACGAAGGAGCCATCGGCATTTTAACGGCTGACTTTTTTAATCGTCAAGAGAATTTCAGTCACATTGTTCGCCTGTTATGGGGACAATATCAGTATGCCAAGCAATCGTGTCGAAAATAA
- a CDS encoding thioredoxin family protein, with protein MKDITSVEQYREIIENEDVIILFTANWCPDCMVIKPFMPSIIEKYSDYKFYSINRDHLMDLCVELEIFGIPSFVAFKGGKEVGRFVNKERKTRQQIESFIESLA; from the coding sequence ATGAAAGACATTACAAGTGTAGAGCAATACCGCGAGATTATTGAAAATGAAGATGTAATCATTTTATTTACAGCTAACTGGTGTCCAGATTGTATGGTCATTAAACCATTTATGCCAAGTATTATCGAAAAATATAGTGACTATAAGTTTTATTCAATTAATCGTGATCACTTAATGGATTTATGTGTAGAGTTAGAGATTTTTGGAATTCCAAGCTTTGTTGCCTTTAAAGGTGGAAAAGAAGTGGGACGTTTTGTTAATAAAGAACGTAAAACACGTCAACAAATTGAATCTTTTATCGAATCATTAGCTTAA
- a CDS encoding pseudouridine synthase has protein sequence MRLDKLLAHTGYGTRTEVKKLLKSKVVKVDGVIVKDAKQKVDLSQQVVTVFDEQVEYREFVYLMMNKPQNCLSATRDRDYRTVIDLLDEDYLMFDVAPAGRLDRDTEGLVLLTNDGKLAHEIISPKKDVFKRYVAHISGELTASSIKQLEVGVEILDGNNESFITKPAKLNVIGPVNDLTAVEICITEGKFHQVKRMFASVGCKVVYLKRLAIGSLQLDETLALGEYRELTEEELACLKEETTH, from the coding sequence TTGCGTTTAGATAAATTATTAGCTCATACGGGATATGGAACACGAACAGAAGTAAAAAAATTATTAAAATCGAAAGTGGTTAAAGTCGATGGCGTGATCGTCAAAGATGCTAAGCAAAAAGTAGATTTGAGTCAACAAGTGGTGACCGTTTTTGATGAACAAGTTGAATATCGTGAGTTTGTTTACTTAATGATGAACAAACCTCAAAACTGTTTAAGTGCAACACGTGATCGTGATTATCGCACCGTTATCGATTTGTTAGATGAGGATTACTTAATGTTTGATGTTGCACCTGCGGGACGTTTGGATCGTGACACAGAAGGTCTAGTTCTTTTAACGAATGATGGAAAACTGGCTCACGAGATTATTTCACCTAAAAAAGATGTATTCAAACGTTATGTGGCACATATTAGTGGTGAATTAACCGCTTCTTCAATCAAACAATTAGAAGTAGGTGTAGAAATTTTAGATGGAAATAATGAGTCATTTATCACGAAACCAGCAAAGTTAAACGTGATAGGCCCAGTTAATGATTTAACAGCAGTAGAAATTTGTATTACCGAAGGTAAGTTTCATCAGGTTAAGCGAATGTTTGCTAGTGTAGGATGCAAGGTGGTTTATTTAAAACGTTTAGCCATTGGTTCTTTACAATTAGACGAAACACTGGCATTAGGTGAATATCGTGAATTGACAGAAGAAGAATTAGCTTGTTTAAAAGAAGAGACAACACATTAA
- a CDS encoding PHP domain-containing protein: protein MRVDLHVHTSISDSSLSTKETLLLAKQRGLTHVAITNHDTLVGLKEAIELGKQIGVHVIPGIEISAYDFKHQKKTHILGYNFDLEGTHIKALVDPVNKRRDANTKWQVQQLIEAGYPLTMNEVAKKAKDSTAWYKQHIFDVLTSKGYQREELKPLFKKGGLCDRVITYVSAEDAVKAIKADHGIAVMAHPGQSKTYDLIPQLVAVGLDGIEKYHPDHKEEDYQLIDGLVAKYHLIATTGSDFHHEYGPNRPFGTLFMTSLPFK from the coding sequence ATGAGAGTTGATTTACATGTTCATACATCTATTTCAGATAGTTCGTTAAGTACTAAAGAGACTTTATTATTAGCTAAACAACGGGGATTAACTCATGTAGCAATCACGAATCATGATACGTTAGTTGGATTAAAAGAGGCAATTGAGCTTGGTAAACAAATAGGCGTTCACGTGATTCCGGGAATTGAGATTAGTGCCTATGACTTTAAACATCAAAAGAAAACTCATATTCTTGGATATAACTTTGATTTAGAGGGAACGCACATTAAGGCATTAGTAGACCCAGTTAATAAGCGTCGAGATGCGAATACAAAATGGCAAGTACAACAACTAATTGAAGCTGGCTATCCTCTCACAATGAATGAGGTAGCTAAAAAAGCAAAAGATTCAACCGCGTGGTATAAACAACATATTTTTGATGTCTTAACAAGTAAAGGTTATCAAAGGGAAGAACTTAAACCGTTATTTAAAAAGGGTGGACTTTGTGATCGTGTGATTACGTATGTGAGTGCAGAGGATGCGGTTAAAGCCATTAAGGCCGATCATGGAATAGCGGTGATGGCTCATCCTGGACAATCTAAAACGTATGACTTAATCCCTCAACTTGTGGCTGTTGGTTTAGATGGAATCGAAAAGTATCATCCCGATCACAAAGAAGAAGATTATCAATTAATCGATGGGTTAGTGGCAAAGTATCACTTAATAGCAACGACAGGATCAGATTTTCATCATGAGTATGGTCCTAATCGTCCATTTGGGACACTTTTCATGACATCACTACCCTTTAAATAA